Proteins encoded within one genomic window of Deinococcus betulae:
- a CDS encoding alpha-amylase family glycosyl hydrolase, with amino-acid sequence MTSPSPLTGELKWWQSGIIYQIYPRSFQDDSGDGVGDLRGITRRLPYVASLGVRAVWLSPIFTSPMRDFGYDVADYCDIDPLFGTLADFDALVQEAHRLGLKVMLDYVPNHSSSDHKWFQAALEGRDSDKRDWYVWRDPAPDGGVPNNWRSFFGGPAWTLDEASGQYYLHQFLPSQPDLNWRNPAVRAAMFEALRFWMRRGVDGFRVDVIWLLAEDDRYLDEPENPEWQVGQPEHWRLLHPYTQDQPETHEYICEMRAVLDEFDDRMMVGEIYLPVERLLPYAGREDAQMVHLPFNFHLILMAWEAAGVRAFADSYDAACLDARSWPNWVLGNHDQHRFKTRVGAAQYRVAQTLLLTLRGTPTVYYGDEIGMENVPIPYEQMVDPAGLQQPDSPAAGRDPERTPMQWDATPNAGFSAPGTQPWLPLAGDAAQVNVQAQEADPASDLHYFRTLTRLRADHPALVGGTYRSVDAAPGVFAFYREGDGERLTVLLNFTGDSADLPELTAGQTLLSSHGDQPGSGAPLRSHEARILR; translated from the coding sequence ATGACTTCCCCTTCCCCACTGACTGGCGAGCTGAAATGGTGGCAAAGCGGCATCATCTACCAGATTTACCCGCGCTCGTTTCAGGACGACAGCGGCGACGGTGTGGGCGACCTGCGCGGCATCACGCGGCGGCTGCCGTATGTGGCCAGCCTGGGCGTGCGGGCGGTGTGGCTCTCGCCCATCTTCACCAGTCCCATGCGCGACTTTGGCTACGACGTGGCCGACTACTGCGATATCGACCCGCTGTTCGGCACCCTGGCCGACTTTGACGCCCTGGTGCAAGAAGCGCACCGACTGGGCCTGAAGGTCATGCTGGACTATGTGCCTAACCACAGCTCCTCAGACCACAAGTGGTTTCAGGCGGCGCTGGAGGGCCGAGACAGCGACAAACGCGACTGGTACGTGTGGCGCGACCCCGCCCCGGACGGCGGCGTGCCCAACAACTGGCGGTCCTTTTTTGGCGGCCCCGCTTGGACCCTGGACGAGGCGAGCGGCCAGTATTACCTGCACCAGTTCCTGCCCAGCCAGCCGGACTTGAACTGGCGCAACCCGGCGGTGCGGGCGGCCATGTTCGAGGCCCTACGCTTCTGGATGCGCCGGGGTGTGGACGGCTTCCGGGTGGACGTGATCTGGCTGCTGGCCGAGGACGACCGCTACCTGGACGAACCCGAAAACCCGGAGTGGCAGGTCGGCCAGCCGGAGCACTGGCGCCTGCTGCATCCCTACACCCAGGATCAGCCCGAGACCCACGAGTACATCTGTGAGATGCGCGCCGTTCTGGACGAGTTCGATGACCGCATGATGGTCGGCGAGATTTACCTGCCCGTAGAGCGCCTGCTGCCCTACGCCGGCCGGGAAGACGCCCAGATGGTGCATCTGCCGTTTAACTTTCACCTGATTCTGATGGCCTGGGAGGCGGCGGGCGTGCGCGCCTTTGCCGACAGCTACGACGCGGCGTGTCTGGACGCCCGCAGCTGGCCCAACTGGGTGCTGGGCAACCATGACCAGCACCGCTTTAAAACGCGGGTGGGCGCGGCGCAGTACCGCGTGGCCCAGACCCTACTGCTGACCCTGCGCGGCACCCCCACCGTGTACTACGGCGACGAGATTGGCATGGAAAACGTGCCGATTCCCTACGAGCAGATGGTGGACCCGGCGGGCCTGCAACAACCCGACAGCCCCGCTGCTGGCCGCGACCCCGAACGCACCCCCATGCAGTGGGACGCCACACCCAATGCAGGCTTTAGCGCCCCCGGCACCCAGCCCTGGCTGCCCCTGGCCGGTGACGCCGCGCAGGTCAATGTGCAGGCGCAGGAAGCCGACCCTGCCAGCGACCTGCATTACTTCCGGACCCTGACCCGGCTGCGCGCGGACCACCCGGCCCTGGTGGGCGGCACCTACCGCAGCGTGGACGCGGCCCCTGGTGTCTTTGCCTTTTACCGCGAGGGCGACGGCGAGCGCCTGACGGTGCTGCTGAACTTCACGGGCGACAGCGCCGACCTACCCGAGCTGACCGCAGGCCAGACCCTCCTAAGCAGTCACGGCGACCAACCGGGAAGCGGCGCGCCCCTGCGTTCCCACGAGGCCCGGATTCTGCGCTGA
- a CDS encoding GNAT family N-acetyltransferase produces MRPAPVTIRPATPTDAPFAAPLIQATIGPIGWALTGTPSDAEAAEVIEQLFPLSGHRLSFERVRVAERDGRPLGLLLAYPGAAAELLDQPLRARLRALGQADHIEQEGTPGELYLDTLAVSEAARNQGIGAQLLAAAAVWARELGLPRLGLLAQDGNPAARLYERSGFVVAGHRTLAGGHYTHLTRDLPPTAPSE; encoded by the coding sequence ATGAGGCCTGCTCCTGTGACCATCCGCCCGGCCACACCCACCGACGCGCCCTTTGCTGCACCGCTGATTCAGGCGACCATTGGCCCCATTGGCTGGGCGCTGACAGGCACGCCTTCTGACGCGGAAGCAGCGGAGGTTATCGAGCAGCTGTTCCCTCTCAGCGGCCACCGCCTTAGTTTCGAGAGGGTGCGGGTGGCCGAGCGCGATGGGCGGCCCTTGGGCCTGCTGCTGGCCTATCCAGGCGCCGCCGCCGAACTCCTGGACCAGCCGCTGCGGGCGCGTCTGCGGGCTCTGGGCCAGGCAGACCACATTGAGCAGGAGGGCACGCCCGGCGAGCTGTATCTGGACACGCTGGCCGTCAGCGAGGCGGCGCGCAATCAGGGCATCGGGGCGCAGTTGCTGGCGGCAGCCGCTGTCTGGGCGCGTGAACTGGGTTTGCCCCGGTTGGGCCTGCTGGCCCAGGATGGCAACCCGGCCGCGCGGCTCTACGAGCGCAGCGGGTTTGTGGTGGCAGGCCACCGCACCCTGGCTGGTGGCCACTACACCCACCTGACGCGCGACCTGCCCCCCACTGCACCTTCGGAATGA
- a CDS encoding LCP family protein, translating to MRAAVFVLVALAGVGALLSPAVPFLSRYAALPDKAGGPVTVLLAGVDVEYNDKLPVWPWPAKPENYDGRTDTIMLAQAWPDGRVNLLSIPRDSWVNMPDYGWGKINGANVHGGPEMLMGAAQALTGVPVDAYVLLSLNALPALTDAAGGVTVNIEQAMKYDDNAGNLHIDLKAGTQRLKGEQAVGFLRFRKDKLGDIGRIARQQQFLSALTAQAKSPLNWWRLPGMIGATDRNMKSNLTRAQVAALTGAGLGGTKLMTYSVPGRPSFRGSASIWEVDRTGLNATIAQHFRDPNDPRSLGVAVVNTDAPDGSARRLKARLEGLGYTNVWIVNEARGPATTTATGTAAARVLQDVGHGAVSQASGASGADVTVRLGSDTPAE from the coding sequence GTGCGCGCCGCTGTTTTCGTTCTGGTCGCTTTGGCAGGTGTGGGCGCCCTGCTCTCTCCCGCTGTCCCCTTTCTGTCCCGGTATGCAGCGCTTCCAGATAAGGCAGGCGGTCCCGTGACCGTGCTGCTGGCCGGCGTGGACGTGGAATACAACGACAAGCTGCCGGTCTGGCCCTGGCCCGCCAAGCCAGAAAACTATGATGGCCGCACCGACACCATCATGCTGGCGCAGGCGTGGCCAGACGGGCGCGTGAATCTGCTGAGCATTCCGCGAGATTCCTGGGTGAATATGCCGGACTACGGCTGGGGGAAAATCAACGGCGCCAATGTCCACGGCGGCCCCGAGATGCTGATGGGAGCAGCCCAGGCCCTGACCGGCGTGCCGGTGGACGCCTACGTGCTGCTCAGTCTCAACGCCCTGCCCGCCCTGACCGACGCGGCAGGGGGCGTGACTGTGAACATTGAGCAGGCCATGAAGTACGACGACAACGCGGGCAACCTCCACATTGACCTGAAGGCGGGAACGCAGCGCCTGAAGGGAGAACAGGCGGTGGGCTTCTTGCGCTTTCGCAAAGACAAACTGGGCGATATTGGCCGCATCGCCCGGCAGCAGCAATTTCTTTCCGCACTGACGGCACAGGCCAAAAGCCCGCTGAATTGGTGGCGTCTGCCGGGCATGATCGGCGCCACCGACCGCAACATGAAAAGCAACCTGACGCGCGCGCAGGTGGCGGCCCTGACGGGTGCCGGCCTGGGCGGCACCAAACTCATGACTTACAGCGTGCCTGGTCGCCCCAGCTTCCGGGGATCAGCCAGCATCTGGGAAGTGGACCGCACCGGCCTGAACGCCACCATCGCTCAGCACTTCCGCGACCCCAACGACCCGCGCAGCCTGGGGGTGGCGGTCGTGAACACCGACGCCCCCGACGGCAGCGCCCGGCGCCTTAAGGCCCGGCTGGAAGGTCTGGGGTACACCAACGTCTGGATTGTCAACGAGGCGCGCGGGCCTGCCACGACCACAGCCACCGGCACGGCGGCGGCCCGAGTGTTACAGGATGTGGGGCATGGCGCCGTCTCACAGGCCTCGGGGGCGTCTGGAGCCGACGTAACCGTGCGTCTGGGCAGCGATACACCAGCTGAATAA